The genomic window CTACTATGGAAAGGGTTTGAAAAGTAtagagttggggtggctaggtggcgtagtggataaagcaccacccctggagtcaggagtatctgggttcaaatccagtctgagacacttaataattacctagctatgtggccttgggcaagccacttaaccccatttgccttgccaaaatctaaaaaaaaaaaagaagaagaagaagaagtctTTAGTAtaggcttttttttcctgttttgtctTGGGGGGCGGAAGTCATGGACTCTTTACTCAGTTTAAGAGCAATAGTTTTGTAGTAGCTAggtggtggtgtagtggatagagtgctggccctggagtcaaagaggatcttagttcaaatccagcctcagacacttattaacctagcagtgtgaacttgggcaagtcaaacccccccaccaaaaaaaagagtaagtttGTTGCCTGTATTCATAATTCAAGGAAatggaggggtggagccaagatgaagACAAGAGAGGAttgtgtcttaggtgctctctcataaaactagggactctaactaaattttcgagagacagaacccacagagggacccagtgaggcagttctcctactcaaggtaacctggaaaagagcagaaaggctctgctccccccaGTCAGAGgagcagcccaccagaggggtggcccagcacagtgaaagaacttcagcctcctggaggcagccccagggcgctgggagccgcagctcacagcagtgggggagtctgaCCTACGCccaggggagcaccaggcacaacttgggggatgtgggggggacctctgccagagcgagcacatgaagctcagccctcagggcacacagcaagcagtccagatccaggaaacagaagcaggcagagccagtaagcaggaccgctcccagggcatgagtccattgaacctagggaggggagtgaagagagactgggAGTTctgccctctgcccctggaacaggatctggggttctgaccacattcagatcctgatcacagtctaggcccccccatagaagagcagggtcccccccaccttgagccccatggcagaggggagcacatatggtcattcacagaccaggagggaggacagcctcacacactaagatccttgtgggagtgtcccaaaagctcaggaagcaccccaaaaccaggcttaggctggggaaatgagcaagcagagaaaaaagaggaacaccattgagaaatattttgcctatgagcccaaaaggaccaaaatactcaagtctgaagatgaggaagcacaagctcctgcatctaaagactccaagagaaacataaattggactcaggctatgacagagctcaaaaaagactttgaaaatcaaatgagggagttagaagaaaaactgagaaaagaaatgagagagatgtaggaaaaacatgaacatGAAGTaggtagcttagtcaaggaaatccaaaaaaatgctgaagaaaatagcatgctaaaaaccagcttaggtcaaatggataaaacagttcaaaaagttattgaggcgaagaatgctctaaaaagcagaattggccagatggaaaaaagagataagaaagctctccaagaaaataaatccttcaatcaaagaatagaactccaggagattgctgaatttatgaaaaatcaggaatcaatacttcaaaaccaaaagaatgaaaaattagaagaaaatgtgagacatctcactgaaaaaacaactgatatggaaaacagatttaggaaagataatttaaaaattattggaatggctgaaagtcatgatcagggaaagagccttgacatcattttcaaagaattactacaggaaaattgccctgatatcctagaagcaaagggcaaaatagaaatggagagaatccaccgatctccccaagaaagagatcccaaaaacccccaggaatattatagccaagttccagaactcccaagtcaaagacaaaatattacaagcagccagaaggacacaattcaaataccgtggcgctgcagtcaggatcacacaggacttagcaacaactacattaaaagctcatagggcttggaatataatatactggaatgcaaaagagcttggaatgcaaccaagaatcaactacccagaaaaacttgaatgtcctcttccaggggaaaaagatggactttcaatgaaccaggggaatttcaaatgttcctgttggaatggccagagctgaacagaaggtttgatcttcagttacaggactcaggtgaagcatagagattggaggagaaggggaaaatatgagggacttaatgatgatgaactgcatgtattcctgtatagaaaaatgacactgatgatactcatatgaaccttctcaattaacagagcaggtagaaggagattttatagatgaagcacaggagaaagctgaattggaagataaaatatggtgtaaaaatggagtcaatagaaaaaaaggaaatgtaatgggagaaagaaaaaggagagggggaataggccaagatatttcatataataagatttttctttattacaatgagctattgcaatgatatggaagggggaaggcaaggaggaatgcgggaatctttgctctcatcagaggtggctagaagaggaaacagcatatatactcaatggggtataggcatctggagtaagaaggagagaggcggggggacagggggaaggggtggggatgtgaatgaaggagagggtggaccatggggggagagtggtcaaatataacacattttctttttaactttttgcaaggggctgggattggatgacctgtccaggaccataggactaggtggatgctgggcctaaggggtggtggtatgggggcttggggccccATAGGAGGGTTAGTGACCAAGATTTTAACATCACTGACCATTGCTATCCTAtactctgggactcagtttcctttcatGTAGAATTCCTCCAGTATTTTGTATATAGCCAATATGACTAGTTATTCACCTCTATGTAATGAGGAACTGAGAAGGAGAGACGACCATCAGTGTTCCCCTTTTACATGCAAGAAAACTCATTTTTAGTCTTACAATGACCCAGAGCTGGCTCCTGGGTCTCCTTAGAATCCTCCTCTCAGCATTGCTGTGGATGTGTAGAGGTTTGGAACatgaaatatttctgaattttttcttcaaataagagctactttattttctcttccaggtCCTCCCTAGCTCCTCTCTCCTGGTGGTCTCTCCTCATAAGAGATCACCCCTCATCCCAGGACTGGCCATCTTCCCAATTCAGGTTGTCAACTTCACATCACTCCAGCAGATGGCAGCTCTGGTTTTCATCAACATCTCCTGTATGCTGACAGGCCAGAGAGAGTCTGTGCCAGTGAGGGCAGTGATAGAGAAATCCAGCATAGTAGGTAATTTTCTGAAACCCTTTATGAGATTCCTGTTTTTAGAGAAGCTGAGGCCAAAATTTCCATTTCGCTTAACTTGTGCTAACAGAAATTTTAATCTAATCCAAATGCTATCCTATTGTCTATGGGAACATGTTATTCCCACTTATAAGTAAAAAGAAACATACCCAAGAGCCACAGTGATAAGCCAGCATTTCATGAACCTTTTTTTCAAGTAAACTTCCTTCACTTATAAAGGATTTTGTGGGCGGCCCCCACTTGCCCCAGATCGGTACAAGTCTTCACTTAGTTATGCTGTTTTATGTTTATATGCCTGACAAGTTTTTACATCTTTTTgtatattatttactatttaagCTAGAATAGAATGatggcctggaatcagaaaggctcatctttctgagttcaaatgggacctcagatactagttgtttgaccatggacaagtcattttttaaaagattttatttatttttccttttattttatttgagttttacaatttttcccttaatcttacttccctccccccacccccccacagaaggcaatttgccagtctttacattgtttccatggtatacattgatccaaattgaatgtgatgagagagaaatcatatccttaagggaagaaacataaagtataagagatagcaaaattacataataagataacattaatagttattataataacaataatagaaaagttaatagtgggacaagtcatttaatcctgtttgcctcattttctctaTCTGTATAACgaactgaggaaggaaatggctaagtactccagtatctctgccaaaaaagccCGTCACAAAAAGTTAGAccaactgaaataattgaacaacccAGAGGGATATCTTCTGTCCCTTAAAATAGCCTGCCCAGTAATCTGCTTGGAGGCCATTCAAGTTCTGATGATGGTCCTATAGCTAGAACTAAAGCCCAATTTCACAAGTCCAGTGTGCTCTTCACTAGTTAACCTAGTTGCTTTGTGATCTCAATAGTAGTTAAGAAATAGGTGCAAATGGAAATGAGACAAGTTAGAATATAATGTCTGAATGGCTGGGACcccattttactcatttttttaagttttgttttgttttgttttttgcaaagcaatggggttaatggcttgcccaaggccactcagctaggtaattattgtctgaggtcggatttgaactcaggtactcctgaatccactgcgccacctagccaccccctcattttttaattcctttaaataCCTAACAGTGCTTCTCACAGAAGTATTCAGTGTTTATAGAATTGCAATCATGAGTAATTCTCCCATTTGCCATGCCACCTTAAAGTACTAGGGAATGAACACCTTAATGTGACTTTTGGAATGGATCAATTGGGTGAATTTGCAGAAAAGTTTACTATACATGACTGCGCTAAGGGGGATCCAAGTCCCAATCCTTTCtatccatttgattttcaaaccagatctgatattttaaattcattaattatGTTTATGTATCTTAAGCatcaaaacatttattagattATAGGCTCCATAAGGATTAAATACCAACTAtgctcaaattttttaaaaatctgattttcttttactCCTACATTTAGAGCACTGTGAAGATTCAGGTGTTGTACAGCAGTTGATTGGGTCTTATCAAATTCTTCTCTTTACCTCTTTTGCTGTTCTTGCATCAACAGCTATCATTTTCCTAGGTGAGTAAATCAAAGGATTAATTAAACTTTGCCATTCCCCAttcaaattgtttaaaaatagtaaagtttggggcagctaggtattcAAGTAGATAAGAgtaccaccctggagtcagaagaactggagTTGACCTtaagatacttattagctttgaTCCCTGACAATCCCCCAACCCACAAGTAATTTTCTGAAGATAAtccctgggggcggctaggtggcacagtggataaagcaccagccctggagtcaggagtacctgggttcaaatctggtctcagacacttaataattacctagctgtgtgaccttgggcaagccacttaaccccatttgccttgcaaaaacctaaaaaaaaaaaaaaaaagataatccctgATTGCAAGGTATAATTGTTTCCTACAGTGCATGCAGTTTAACTAGCTTAAAGCCAAATGCCTCAACAACTATTTTagagtattgggggggggggggcagggactAGAATTGGACATGACTTGTTTTACTCAAACCACTCCCAGTTGTCCCAGATATTACCTTTTAGTAGCATCTTTGTTCCACTCAAAAGCTGAAAATTGCCTCATCTACTTATTTAGACCTCTGCAGACCTTCATAGCAGAAAGATGTTAAAGCATTTTTTAACTTCTATTATATGCAAGTAACAAGCAATAATTGGCAGGAAGTCCTGGagacataggttcaaatcttcagtattttattttttgcttttctttgtatcccagtcTCAGGGAATGTTCTAAcaagcactttttttttactgGACTGACCTCTTTGTAAGTCATAGCACACACCAGGACCTCATGTTTTTTCTACCCATTTCAAGTGGGATTGAGCCAGATTTTAGGAAATCCTAGAGAATCAGGAtactttttagtttaaaaaattttttaggtttttgcaaggcgaatggggttaagtggtttgcccagggccacacagctaggtaattattattaagtgtctgagaccagatttgaacccaggtactcctgactccagggccggtgctttatccaccaggccacctagccaccccgtagtttaataaaattttgatgtATTTTTGGCTACCTAATGCAGAGCACCCACTTAATTCCAAATATTCAGTTAAGCCCCTAAATATTAAAAACCTATCACTATAGTTTCATACTAAGTGCTCCTTTTTCTCAGTGTGTTCAAAATTACAGCCTCACCCGAAACAGAACTCTTATCAGAAAGACCTTCAATCCCCCacttccattctatttcttggATACTACTCCCAAGTTTCCCTGACTGCTCATTCTCATTATTCCAGCATACAATGCCTTCCTCAACAGAATACAGACAGTTCCAGTTGTTTATGTGCCAACCCCAGGAactacacagccaggtaattttACTTTCAGgactttttcttcaattattgtAAAAATCAAACTCTTCAGctcttaccctttcctttcctaggTTACTCTTATCCTACAAATCCTCCATTCATGAGTCCACAAGCTCCACTTGCTCCAGGCAGGTTGCAGTACTGGTTATGGAGTGTGAGACATTAATCCATACCTGAAACTAGCTAAACATTTGGGGGTTGGGAGTACTCAGGCCAAGCAGCAACTGCCTCTCATCAAGGCAGTGGTGAAAACTACAAATAAAGTGATCAAAACTGCTGTTAATGTTTTCTCTTACTGGCTTAACCCTCCAGCTCCCCTTCAAATCTACTTTTATTACTTGTTTTATACAAAGATTTATGGAACCAAGTAGGAAGTGTACAGTTcttgaaaataagataaattcaTTCTGATAAAAGGAGATCTAGTGCTTCTCATAAACAATGTTGCAGGCTTTAAACTTTTCTAGTCCTTATTGTTTACTATTGATGAGGCCACCCTCACCAAATTCAAGAAAGACAgtaaacaaaattatcaaatttcttttattttttacagtcCGTCATTCATCTTGATTCAGTTATTAGTGCTGCTTCCGTCTGAAGGAGCATCCTGGAAGAGAGGGAGTAAACTGTTACTTGTCATTTTAGTTACCATCAAAAGATAAATTTACCCACTTCAATGccttctcaggggcagctaggtggggtagtggatagagtgctggccaggagttcaaatccaacctcagacacttgattcttattagtgacatgtgaccttgggcaagtctttttaaCCCTGACAGCCtctatccagggccatctccagtcatcctgattcatatctggcctctggacccagaggACTGGAGGAGGAATTAAGACTGGTGACTTCCAGGCACAGTACCCCCTccctgaaatccaattcatatgcttatcgTATcacccctccctgatgtcaggatcTTCAGAAATGCATGACAAAAACATCTAACAGACCTCTCACTaggctgtgtaactctgggcaagtcacccctactgctgtaaaatgagctggagaaggaaaaccCAGAGTTAGgggtggaaggaaaaaaagactggatAAAGTAGAAAAAAGCCAAGTTGAGATAAAGGGGGTAGCTGTGCAGCTGAAAAACCccttttaaccattttttttaaaaaatcacaaccACCTCAAACAACTTACTTTTTCCCTGGCCTTGACCCAACCTCTTCACATATCTAACTTAAAAGTACtctattcccttctttcctttgaaaaGTCCAAGGGAAAGTCTAACTTAGCTTACAACAAGGTTTTCAAGTGAAGCTGTCAATCACAATTTTCTTATCTGCTTATCACAGAATTCATCAAAATCCACCCATTTCAGAAAGCACCACCACACAGCTTCAGCACTAACCTTCTGTAAGTCTTGCCTTTCCTCCAGTGGGCTGACAGAGCACAGTGGAGCATCCGACACAGAGAACCACTGTCTGTGCGTGGCTGAAGACCGTGGTGATTTTGTAGCACCCTGGAAGGAACATAGCAATGGTTTAAAACACACACATCCTACCACCTTCCCTCACCCACAGGCACGGCGGCCTGATTAATAGCACAAGAAGTAATTTTGCATTTGCAAGTGGgtgtaaacttttaaaaagcagCAGAGACGAAAAGCAGGCCGAGAACCCCCAAGCCCTAAAAAGTTTGCCCAATTTTGAGGTGGGGACGAGCCGCAGCTCAGTGCCCTCAAGAGAACAGGAATTAGGAAAGTAGAGAGGGCCGAGTGCCCGGCCAGCCCTGCCCAGCCCGGCCTCCCCCGCAAGGCCGAGCCCTTGGAAGCTGCGTATTCTGCCAGCTCTCTGGGTGGGCACCCCCCGGGAAGGGGCATCTGGGGGTCCGGGGCGCGTGACGagcgcgggggggggggcggaccACGCGGCGCCAAGCCGCGGATGACCTCACCGGGGCACTTTACGTCCATGAAATAGGAATTGGGGCTCTGCACCAGGCGTTTCTTCTTGTGCTTCCGCTTCTCCTCCTCGGGAGAGGGGTGCAGGAGGTCTTTGGCGAGCTGCGAGGAGCGGAGAGGGACAGATTAGTGACCtccgggggggggggaagtaggCAGCGGCCGCCATGTTGAGACCCGGCCTCCTCCCTCCTGGCACGGGGCACCCGCGGCCGCCCCATAGCTAAGGTGGTCTGAGGAGCCGTAACCGGAGGACCCTCCGGAGGCCAGAACCGATCCGAGGCGGGCGGAACAGGGCTCCGCCGGAGCCCGGGCAACTCACAGGCATGTTGGCACGGGGAGATCTTTACCGCCGGAAAGGAGCGAAAGCGGAAATCCTGCCGCTTATATATTTCGCCAGGACGGAAGTGACGTGTCGACCTCCCCGGGCCACCATTTTGAGAAGGTCGTTGTGTAGGCACCCGCCTATCTAATGGCTTCTTCCGAAAAGCGGCGATCATGTGCGGAACGTTCGGGCCAGACGAGGGGCTCTGCCCGGCCCCTTCCATGAGGTGGGTCACGTCCACATGTCGGGAGGGCCTTGGCGCTTCTGGGTTCTGGTTAAGTTAGCCTCTCCCGCATGTCCGCCTTCACCGCCTAAGCGCCCGCAGGGAGACCCGCAAATGGCAGCTAGCTAAATGAAAACCAGACGCAATGAGCATTTGTTAAGCGCCTGCTTGATGCCATCCCGACAGCCGGGTCCGAGGTcactgcgtgaccctgggcaagtcacttaaccctatccgccccagtttcctcatccctCAAATGGGCAGGAGAAAGCAATGACAGACCCAGAACGCTAaagtatctctgccaggaaagcCCCAAATGGGCGGCAACCACAACGTGCCAGACCGGTGCCAAGCTCTGAGGAGCCAAAGAAAGGCACAAGACAACTTGGAAGCAACTATGCGCCAGCTCTGTGCCAACCTAATGGGaaagacagcatgcaaacaagtATGCCCAGGCTCTGAAAGGATCAATTCCAGATAGTTCTAAAAGGAAAGGTTAAGGTTAAGGAGCATTAGAAAAGGCTTCTAGAAGGAGATGGGACTTAAGCTGGGACTTGAGGACCTGAGCTTTTTTGGAACATATTCTGATATTTTTGgagattctaaaaaaaattagttagcattttatttttccccagttacatgaaaaaaaaaatttttaacatttatttttaaaactttatgcCCCATCGTTTCTCAGCCTTTTGTCTAGGATCAAGTGTAAAACTTTATGTTCTAGGGGCATCTGAttccagaggatctgagttcacatttgccctcagacacttaataactacttagctgtgtcaccttgggcgagtcacttaaccccattggcttgcaaaaacaaaacaaaacaaaaaaacccaaaaaactttgaattccaaattctcccccACCCTTTCTTCCACCACACCCTCATTAATAGGGGAAAAAGTCCAGTAGAGGATATACATgagtagtcatgcaaaacatttccatagaagtcaagctaggaaaaaaaaactcaaaccaagaaaaataaagataagcagggtagagccaagatggcaaagtaaagACTAGaactcacctgagctctccccccagatcttttaaaatactttttaatatggggcagctaggtggcgtagataaagctccagccctggagtcaggagtacctgggttcaaatccagtctcagacacttaataattacctagctgtgtggtcttgggcaagccacttaaccccatttgccttgcaaaaacctaaaaaaaaattcaaatactttttaataatgactctaaagaaattctagagcagcagaatcctcaaaaagatgaagtgaaacaatttttgaggcaaagacaacttagaaagtcaCCAGGAAAGATTTGTCATACTCCAGAATGTAGCCTGAaacatacttattttttttaaaactatattgttCCTGAGAATTTTTTGTCaacattttctttcacaagaCTTTTAATGGAAATGATTTGCATGATTATTGCATAACCAATTGCATAACCAATATCAAATcaatggggtggggagaggggaggaaggaagggagagaatttggaattcaatgttataaaagtgaatgttaaaagttgtttttacatgtatctggaggaaaataaaatattaaatgaattaaagaaaaataaaataaaaaagtatgcctcaatctgtattcagacaccatcagttctttctttgagaatggataatatttttcatcataaatcattcagagttgttttggatcattgcattgctgagaataagtcattcacagctgatcatctcacagtattaCTCTGTACACAGtatgttttacttttttggtggaccaatgggattaagtgacttgtctaccatcacatagctaggtatcaAGTGTataaggtcagatctgaactcaggtcctcctgattccagggctggtgctctatctactgcaccacctagttgcccctagtccatttcactttgcataaattcatataagtctttccatatttttccgatagcatcctgttcatcatttcttatagaaaaaaagtatttcatcataatcacattccattactttatttagctgttccccaatttcttgggcatcccttcaatttctaattctttgcctccagaaaaaagctgttataaatatttattacatataagtactttttctttttgtttttcatttctttggagaTTCAAACCTAAAAGAATTAGGTCAGAGGATATGCATGATTCTGTAGCCTTTtgaccatagttccaaattgctctatagaatggttgaatcagtcaACAActtcaccaaaaatgcattaatgtatgaactgatactgagcaagatgagcagaatcagaagaacattgtacaccctaatagcaacatggcggtgatgagcaaccttaatggacttgctcattccatcagtgcaacaatcagacataATTTTGgggtacctgcaatggagaataccatctgtatccagagaaagaattgtggagtttgaacaaagatcaaagaccattacctttaatttagaaaaaacaaacctATTACCTTATGTAATTTTGTGTCTCATATTTgtatctatttttcttccttaaaggatatgatttctctcttatcacattcaacttagatcagtgtataccatggaaccaatgtaaagactaacagactgctttctatggggtgtgggggaaggaagcaagattaggggaaaaattgtaaaactcaaataaaatcttttttaaaaaaatgcattaatgtctcatttaatCCATTCCCTCAAACAttagtcattttttcccctgtccttttagccaatctaataggtatgaggcagtacctcagaattgttttactttgcatttcttcaatcaatggtgaaTTAGAGTATTATTTTATGTGGCTATGGATAACTTGattgcttcatctgaaaactgttcatatcttttgatcatttatcaattggggaatttttcttatttttacaaatttgattcagttttccatatctgagaaatgaagactttataaaagaaattggcttaaaaattttttgcacaatttctgtttctcttcctcctattcccctccccccccttattctattctctctctctcctttcatcctgtccctcctcaaaagtgttttgcctCTGGCTACTCCCTCCTCCACTCTGCCCTCCCTTATATCTACCCCTATCCtattcccctcctactttcctataggaTAAGTTTCTATACCCAAATGATTGAgtatattccctctttgagtcagttctgatgagagtaaagttcactcatttcccccatcttcccctccactgtaaaagctttttctcaCCTCTTTTGTGTTAGATATTCTATTCCATTgtacttctccctttctctttctcccaatatATTCCTCTCttacccttaattttattttttttagctatCATCCCTTCctattcaactcacacctgtgcCCTCTTTCTATatgagaaagttcttaggagttaccaGTAACATCTTCTCATGTAGGAATAtcaacagtttaaccttattaagtcccttatgattttcctttcctgctTACCCTTTTgcacttctcttgagtcttatatttgaaaatcaaattttctattctgttgtttttttcatccGGAAAACTTAAAAgcccttatttcattaaatgtctatttttttctcctgaaggatAATATCCATTTTTGCTGAGTAGGTGATTCTCAGATGTAATCTTACCTTTGCCATCAGGAATATCATAACCCAAGTTCTCCAGtcctttaatatagaagttgctaaatctcaTGCTATCCTGAGTGTGGCTCcctgatattttaattgtttcttttttgtttgcttgcaatattttcttcttaacctgattgctctggaatttgactataatatgcctgagagttttcattttggaatctctttcaggaggtaatggGTGAATCATTTTGAATCATTTCAATTTCTGtgttaccctctggttctagaatgtCTGTTTTGTTGTGGGGGGGGATTCATAAAACCACAAAaccaaaattgaaagtaagaaaactagtacaatagttttcttactttcaattttattaatttctcctttgattttcaagatttctaattTGATGCTTAATTGGgtggattttaatttgttcttttttagcttttttagttatGTTACattgatatctttattttattcatgttagaatttagagatacaaaatttcccctaagaactaCTTGGGTtgcattccataagttttgggatgttgtctcattattgtcagtctcttggatgaaattattagttctttgatttgtttttgacacattcattctttaggattagattgtttggtttccaaataattttcaatttatctcTCCAAGGCTCTTT from Macrotis lagotis isolate mMagLag1 chromosome 2, bilby.v1.9.chrom.fasta, whole genome shotgun sequence includes these protein-coding regions:
- the RPS27 gene encoding small ribosomal subunit protein eS27, which codes for MPLAKDLLHPSPEEEKRKHKKKRLVQSPNSYFMDVKCPGCYKITTVFSHAQTVVLCVGCSTVLCQPTGGKARLTEGCSFRRKQH